One window of Sphingobacteriales bacterium genomic DNA carries:
- a CDS encoding PorT family protein: MPNHDNKRLHFGISLGFNSSKFVITHSDAFTFHDTIKVVDAPRATGFNVGIISDLHLSRHTELRFIPSLIFIEKNLRYTETDGEVDFTSQKTIESIILGFPLALKYKSDRFFDNFRFYGLLGGRFDWDLGSNSKARRATDIVKIDRFDVSVEYGVGLEFYFPLFIFSPEIKFSTGIPNLHVPTEGLQYSDVLGKLRSRGVFLSLQFEG; the protein is encoded by the coding sequence ATGCCTAATCACGACAACAAACGGCTGCACTTTGGCATTTCGTTGGGTTTTAATAGTTCAAAATTTGTTATTACTCATTCAGATGCCTTTACTTTTCATGATACCATTAAAGTAGTTGATGCTCCTCGCGCAACAGGCTTCAATGTGGGTATCATTTCAGATTTACACCTGAGTCGTCATACCGAATTGCGTTTTATCCCTTCGTTGATTTTTATCGAAAAAAACCTGCGATATACTGAAACCGACGGAGAGGTAGATTTTACCAGTCAAAAAACCATAGAATCCATCATTTTAGGATTCCCTTTGGCCCTGAAATATAAATCAGACCGTTTTTTCGATAATTTCCGGTTTTACGGCCTCTTAGGCGGAAGATTCGATTGGGACTTAGGTTCAAACTCAAAGGCAAGACGCGCAACAGATATTGTTAAAATTGACCGTTTTGATGTATCCGTAGAATATGGCGTTGGTTTGGAGTTCTATTTCCCGCTTTTTATATTTTCTCCTGAAATAAAATTTTCTACCGGAATTCCCAATCTGCATGTTCCCACCGAAGGGCTGCAATACTCCGATGTTTTGGGGAAACTTCGCTCGAGAGGAGTATTTCTGTCTCTCCAGTTTGAGGGATAA
- the ubiE gene encoding bifunctional demethylmenaquinone methyltransferase/2-methoxy-6-polyprenyl-1,4-benzoquinol methylase UbiE gives MFDNIAPKYDFLNRLLSLGIDKWWRYVAINKLKPVQPKTILDVATGTADLALASLRLKPEKVIGIDISEQMLAIGKEKVKACKQENIITLQQADAENLPFEDNTFDAITVAFGVRNFENLQKGLSELHRVLKPSGKLVVLEFSKPKIFPVKQLFGIYFKYILPFIGKLVSKDNKAYTYLPESVQAFPEGNEFVSILQQTGFKQTICSALTLGISSIYTGIK, from the coding sequence ATGTTCGACAATATCGCCCCAAAATATGATTTTTTAAATCGTTTGTTGTCTTTAGGCATTGACAAATGGTGGAGATATGTGGCTATAAACAAACTAAAACCCGTTCAACCAAAAACCATTTTAGATGTAGCTACCGGAACTGCCGATTTGGCATTAGCCTCTTTAAGGTTAAAACCGGAAAAAGTGATAGGAATAGATATTTCTGAACAAATGCTGGCCATTGGGAAAGAAAAAGTGAAAGCCTGCAAACAGGAAAACATCATCACTCTTCAACAGGCTGATGCCGAAAATCTGCCTTTTGAAGATAATACTTTTGATGCCATCACCGTTGCTTTTGGCGTGCGCAACTTTGAAAATCTTCAAAAAGGGCTGTCTGAATTACACCGGGTTTTAAAACCTTCGGGCAAATTAGTAGTGTTAGAATTTTCAAAACCTAAAATATTTCCTGTAAAACAACTGTTTGGTATATACTTTAAGTATATTTTGCCGTTTATAGGCAAATTGGTTTCAAAAGATAACAAAGCCTACACCTATTTGCCAGAATCTGTACAAGCTTTCCCCGAAGGCAATGAATTTGTCTCTATTTTACAACAAACCGGTTTTAAACAAACAATATGTTCAGCATTAACTTTAGGAATCTCCTCAATTTATACAGGAATCAAGTAG